In Nitrospinaceae bacterium, the sequence GAGCGGCTCGACCCTTTTATTATATATTGCAAAAACGTACTCAGTCAGAATTTTTTAAAAAATCTTCCCCTACTCCGCTGCGCCGGTGATAGCGCCCGCGCCCGCCCAGGCGGCGCGATCGGTGAATAGCTCGACCGAATCGCGAATAAAATCTGGATAGTCAGACACTTTTTCAGCCGAATCGAGAATAAGCTGGCGTGTTCGAGCCACGTTTTCATCGCTGAAGGGAAGTTTAAGTTTCCTTAATACTATTCTTGTGCGCCCATCGAGGTACATGAAATCTATATTGTCCACGTCTCCGTAAAACTTTTCGGCAGCGCCATTTGTGGCAGCTATCTCGGCTGATTTTCGCCCATAAAGGGCTGCAAGGGCGCCCTCGTACTCTTCGATGAGTTCAAGCTCGCAAGTCTTCCTCGCTCGCCGGATAATTGTGGGAACGGTTCTATCGTCTTGGGAAATGGCGTAGTCCACTGCGATTTCGACCATGGTGTGCGCAAGATAGAGGGCATCAGACTCGCCGAGGGGCACATTCATTTCGCCAGCATATTCGATGAACAGCGGCACGATGTCCGCTCCCCTTTTGTACGTGTAGCCTGCCTTCTCTGTAATGGCGAGACTCTCTGCCGGCTTAGAGATGGCTCCATAGTGACAAAAATTATCCACAATAAGATGGCATTTCACCCAGATGAGCTTGGGATAGTACTCAAGGGCGCCCGGCGGGGGCTCGAAGCGATGCGTATCGCGCGAGCGGAAACCATCGGTCAGGGGCAAATTGTCGGGCGCGATATTGTAGAGATACAGATCCTGCTCCTCAGTTGGGGGGACGGGAGCATGGTCGAGGAGGGTTCTCAATATCAATGTATGGCAGTTCGTCAGCAAAATATCACCATTTCGAAAATTAAGGAGGAAGGCGTGTCGGAATGTTTTTATAGAATGATCAAAGAGGCGTCAAATACTCAGGGCACACCGGCTTATTCGACAAGAAGATAACGCTCCCCCTCGCGGCGAGCCCTGCCCTCCTCGATGAGTTTCTCAAGATGCCCGGCGAGCATGGCGGCACCAATTTTCATTGTCTTCTCGCCCAGGCCCTTGTAGATGCTAGCGGCCATCTCCTCGGGCGTATCCACGCCAGTGGCCAGCGCATCCAGGACCTGCCCCTCGCGCCGCGCGCGGTGGCGAACAAGCCCCTCTATCCGGCCCTCAGGGTCTTTGATTGGGCTACCGTGTCCCGGATAAATCACCCTTGGCGCCAGGGCACGCTCCACTTCAAGACTGGCCAGATATTCGCGCAAACTACCTCGTGGCGGGCCCACCCAGGTCGAGGTCTCCATCAACACATTATCGCCGCCAAAGAGGATTTTTTTTTCTTGCCACCAAAAAGACAGATGGCCGGGCGAGTGCCCGGGGGTGAGCACAACCTTGAGTTCGATCTCCCCCAGGCGAACGATTTCACCATCGTCTAAAGGCGCGGGCGCAAGAGCAGGTGCACGCTCTTTCATTAACTCAATTTCAACCGGATGCGCCCATGTGGCAGCCCCTGTCGCGGCGACAACGCCCTCTGCGCCCCCTAAATGGTCGTGGTGGTGATGGGTGAGCAACAACGCATCGAGCGAGCCGCCGGTCTCCTCTCGTACCCAAGCGACAACCTCATCGACGCTCTCGGGATACCCTGTGTCGATGAGAATATAGGGGCCCTCGCCAACCAAGGTGACGAGGACATTTTTCATATGTGAGCCCGGAGGCGAGGGGACGCGCAACGTGCGCACACCCTCTTCATGGATTTCCGTA encodes:
- a CDS encoding MBL fold metallo-hydrolase, yielding MKMGTTEIHEEGVRTLRVPSPPGSHMKNVLVTLVGEGPYILIDTGYPESVDEVVAWVREETGGSLDALLLTHHHHDHLGGAEGVVAATGAATWAHPVEIELMKERAPALAPAPLDDGEIVRLGEIELKVVLTPGHSPGHLSFWWQEKKILFGGDNVLMETSTWVGPPRGSLREYLASLEVERALAPRVIYPGHGSPIKDPEGRIEGLVRHRARREGQVLDALATGVDTPEEMAASIYKGLGEKTMKIGAAMLAGHLEKLIEEGRARREGERYLLVE